AGCCTGTCCTGAGCCTTTCGATTTCCTCAGGGTAAACCCCTGATGGGATAAATTCTACGACCGAAGAAATCTCATTTCTAAAAACTAATGTTATCGGACCTTACCTGGTTTATTTGAACGGATATGATTTGGACAGAGGTATACAAACTTAGCTACGAAAGGGCTTATTGACAAAAAGACGGATTATAAGGTATTAATAGAAATCACAACACTGCCAAGAAACTTTGGAGTTAAGTAGCTCGTTAATCTAGATCGTTACTAGAATTACATGGTAGCTTATTGTAGAGACGCGATTAGTCGCGCCTCTACGCATTTTTGCACTGGCGTTCCTATAAAGAGTAAGGATACTATGTATATTAACTGAAATATACAATGAGCATTTTTAGAAGATTCCGAAAACTGAGAGCGATAAACGGCGGAGAGCCGCTTCCAGAGCAAAGATGGGGAAAGTCTATACCCAGCATTATCCTTTACCTAATCATAGGAACCTGGATTGTTTTTTCCTGTTTTTATATAGTAGAGGCCGACGAGCAGGGTGTTGTTAAAAGGTTCGGGAAATACAACCGGACTGAGAACCCCGGCGTTCACTTCAAGCTTCCCTGGCCCATCGAAGAGGTTCAGAAACCCAAAGTTACACAGGTAAAGAGAATAGAAATCGGCTTCAGGACTGTTGACCCGGGACCCCCGTCACGCTATAGAGAAGTTCCGGAGGAATCATTGATGCTCACCGGCGACCTGAACATAGTTAGCTCCGAGTTCATAGTGCAGTACCGAATTAAAAACGCAGAGGAGTACCTATTCAATGCTAAAGATGTAGAAACGGTCCTCCGAGATGCAGCGGAAGCGGCCAAGAGACAGGTCGTGGGAGACAAGGAAATCGATTACGTCTTAACCGTGGGAAAAGCGGAAGTCCAGGCGGAGGTAGGCATCCTGCTCCAAAAAATAATGGATAGTTACGAAGCGGGGATACATATTGTCGCAGTTCAGTTACAGGATGTCGAGCCGCCCAAGCCGGTTATAGGCGCTTTTAAAGACGTGGCCAGCGCAAAAGAAGATAAAGATAAATTCATCAATCAGGCGGAGGCATATAGAAACGAGGTGATACCCAGAGCGCAGGGAGAAGCACAAAAGCTCCTGAACGAAGCACAGGCTTACAAGGAAGAGAAGATAAACCGGGCCAAGGGGGAGGCCGATAGATTCACGAAGATTCTGGAAGAGAGTAAGAAGGCCGAAGATGTAACCAGAAAAAGACTCTATCTAGAAACCATGGAATCGGTTCTATCCGGTATGGATAAATTTATCATAGACTCGAAGAATAACTCGTCTCTCAACATTCTGGAGCTTAAGGGGAAAAACGCTGATGAGATTAAGGAACTATTAAATAAGTAATTGCCACTAAGACACTAAGAAAAGATAAGAACTTTGTATCTTGGTGTCTTTGGGGCCATTTTCACATGGAGAAAAATAATGCTGGGAAGGATTAAGGCTTTAGTCCTATTAATCATCGTCATACTTATAGGCATCTACATCTTCAAACCGCTCTATACAGTGGATGAGACCGAGCAGGCCGTAGTGCTTGAGTGGGGAGTGAATCCGGTGAAGGTGGCTAAAGACGCCGGACTTCATTTCAAATGGCCCTGGCCCTATCAAAGCATCATCAAGTTTGAAAAAAGGCTTCTTCAATACGATGCACAGCCGAGAGAAATCATAACCAAGGATAAGAAGACTCTCATACTGGATAACTACGCCCGGTGGCGGATCGAGGACCCAATTAAATTTTTGCAGACGGTGAAGAATGAACCCGGAGCACAGTCGAGGATCGACGACATAGTGTATTCGGAACTACGAGTGGAGACAGCCAGCCACGACCAGATTGAGGTCATCGCTCAGCAGAGAGAAACAATCATGAAAGAAGTAACCAAAAGATGCAACGAGAAGGCAAAAGAATACGGAATAGAGATAGTGGATGTGAGAATCAAGAGGGCCGACTTGCCCCAGGAGAATGAGCAGTCGGTGTTCCAAAGGATGGTGGCGGAGAGGGAAAGACAGGCGAAAAAATACCGGTCGGAGGGACAGAGCGAAGCAACCAGGATAAGGGCGGAGGCTGACAGGGAAAGCAGGATTATTATATCCGAGGCGTACAAGCAAGCCCAGATTACAAAAGGGGAAGGCGACGCCCAAGCGATAAAGATCTACGGCCGGGCCTATGACCAGGACCCCGATTTTTATTCCTTCGTAAGAACGCTCGAGACCTACGACAAATCACTTAATCAAAAGACAACCGGAGTTTTCTCTACTGACTCGGAGATATTCAAGCTCTTCCAAAGAAAGGAGTTGAGTGAGTAGACCTAGTCCCTTCTGTCATGCCCGGATACGTCAATCGGGCATCTACAAATAATTTAATACTGGATTCCCGCTTAAGGCATGCGGGAATGACAGCTTGCTGTCTACTGGCTACGGCCAGGTTTTCTAACTACGCGATGTCAATATACGAATTGTAAGGAAGGGGTTTTTTCAATAGGTGTGTAAAAATCATTCAGGCGGCCTTCCTTTTTTGCTTTACTTTTACTTCTTCTACCATTATCCCATTAACAAATCTCTTCCCTGCATAAACTTCCGGTAACAACCAGTATCCCCGGAGTGCAT
The nucleotide sequence above comes from Thermodesulfobacteriota bacterium. Encoded proteins:
- the hflK gene encoding FtsH protease activity modulator HflK codes for the protein MSIFRRFRKLRAINGGEPLPEQRWGKSIPSIILYLIIGTWIVFSCFYIVEADEQGVVKRFGKYNRTENPGVHFKLPWPIEEVQKPKVTQVKRIEIGFRTVDPGPPSRYREVPEESLMLTGDLNIVSSEFIVQYRIKNAEEYLFNAKDVETVLRDAAEAAKRQVVGDKEIDYVLTVGKAEVQAEVGILLQKIMDSYEAGIHIVAVQLQDVEPPKPVIGAFKDVASAKEDKDKFINQAEAYRNEVIPRAQGEAQKLLNEAQAYKEEKINRAKGEADRFTKILEESKKAEDVTRKRLYLETMESVLSGMDKFIIDSKNNSSLNILELKGKNADEIKELLNK
- the hflC gene encoding protease modulator HflC yields the protein MLGRIKALVLLIIVILIGIYIFKPLYTVDETEQAVVLEWGVNPVKVAKDAGLHFKWPWPYQSIIKFEKRLLQYDAQPREIITKDKKTLILDNYARWRIEDPIKFLQTVKNEPGAQSRIDDIVYSELRVETASHDQIEVIAQQRETIMKEVTKRCNEKAKEYGIEIVDVRIKRADLPQENEQSVFQRMVAERERQAKKYRSEGQSEATRIRAEADRESRIIISEAYKQAQITKGEGDAQAIKIYGRAYDQDPDFYSFVRTLETYDKSLNQKTTGVFSTDSEIFKLFQRKELSE